In Sulfurisphaera javensis, a single genomic region encodes these proteins:
- a CDS encoding YhbY family RNA-binding protein, whose product MAGQEDINYNIKQLIKKAKANHADVRIGKKGVTDEVINEIKKRLKSHKVVKVKIGIDVDDRREFARKIAELAEAKLIEVRGFTFILAKEDDSN is encoded by the coding sequence GTGGCTGGACAAGAAGATATAAATTACAATATCAAACAACTCATAAAAAAAGCAAAAGCTAATCATGCTGATGTTAGAATAGGAAAGAAAGGAGTTACGGATGAAGTCATTAATGAAATTAAAAAACGTTTAAAATCACACAAAGTAGTTAAAGTAAAAATAGGTATTGACGTAGATGATAGAAGAGAATTTGCTAGAAAAATAGCTGAATTGGCTGAAGCTAAACTTATTGAAGTTAGAGGTTTTACATTTATATTAGCTAAGGAAGATGATAGCAATTGA
- a CDS encoding DUF371 domain-containing protein, which translates to MIAIDLIKAYGHPNVRGTHKTTLEITKDDYLTPRGDCIIGIKANKGAFDLSSEVKLMIKSNSYVYVVIKVDNLFDIIHGYGDEKLSLIDENKIILRKSTYISDATIMIKADKSARDIKREILDKMRNEKTELNAFIIASDKSLKDSEILRIVINRYPSIST; encoded by the coding sequence ATGATAGCAATTGATTTAATTAAAGCTTATGGGCATCCAAATGTTAGAGGTACTCATAAGACAACATTAGAAATAACTAAAGATGATTATTTAACACCAAGAGGGGACTGCATAATAGGAATAAAGGCAAATAAAGGAGCATTTGACCTTTCTTCAGAGGTCAAACTTATGATTAAAAGCAATTCTTATGTTTATGTTGTAATAAAAGTAGACAACTTATTTGATATTATTCATGGATATGGAGATGAAAAATTGAGCTTAATTGACGAAAACAAGATAATACTTCGAAAATCTACTTACATTTCAGATGCAACAATTATGATAAAAGCTGATAAATCAGCCAGAGATATTAAAAGAGAAATTTTAGATAAAATGAGAAATGAAAAGACAGAACTAAATGCTTTCATTATTGCATCTGACAAATCCCTTAAAGATTCTGAGATCCTTAGAATAGTCATTAATAGGTATCCATCTATATCCACCTAA
- a CDS encoding class I SAM-dependent methyltransferase family protein has protein sequence MICVKIDKNKIIEEIRYFLSNISSIFTDGKNIYIELNDKIEDLENKGYEIVNCDKIKKRTPKLSDIFEGIRSFYLLGDILLISPKKEIDKQLLGQVILRVNPRVKSIFVRKKVKGELRINELEFISGEYKTTTVYRENGINFYVDISKVYVNPSLSAERKNLSDEIECKGIILDAFCGYGAFTLYLLKKCSYVVAGDLNLDGLYMLKKSLSLNKLPGYVDIVQYDAFFLPFRDKAFYLVIADNPTVISSFKEELCRVSDHEVLFYVLAKDEKEAKEKLGGYRWIPINDYSKDLRIFKGFVRCNNESI, from the coding sequence ATGATATGTGTAAAAATAGATAAAAATAAAATAATAGAAGAAATTAGGTATTTTCTTTCTAATATTTCTTCTATATTTACAGACGGAAAAAATATTTATATAGAACTAAATGATAAAATAGAGGATCTTGAAAATAAAGGATATGAAATTGTTAATTGTGACAAAATAAAGAAAAGGACTCCTAAATTAAGTGATATATTTGAAGGGATAAGGAGTTTTTATCTGCTTGGAGATATTTTACTAATTTCCCCAAAAAAGGAAATTGACAAGCAACTCTTGGGACAAGTAATCTTAAGAGTAAATCCTAGAGTGAAAAGTATTTTCGTGAGGAAAAAAGTTAAAGGAGAATTAAGAATAAATGAACTAGAGTTTATTAGTGGAGAATATAAAACAACCACTGTATATCGTGAAAATGGTATTAATTTCTACGTTGATATAAGTAAAGTCTATGTTAATCCTAGCTTATCAGCAGAAAGAAAAAATCTTTCGGACGAAATTGAATGTAAAGGAATAATTTTGGATGCTTTTTGTGGCTATGGTGCATTTACTCTCTATTTATTAAAGAAGTGTAGTTATGTAGTAGCTGGTGACTTAAACTTAGATGGACTTTATATGTTAAAAAAATCCTTATCATTAAACAAGTTGCCAGGGTATGTAGACATAGTGCAATATGATGCTTTCTTTCTCCCTTTTAGAGATAAGGCATTTTATTTAGTTATAGCAGATAATCCAACAGTGATAAGTAGTTTTAAAGAAGAACTATGTAGGGTTAGTGACCATGAAGTATTATTTTATGTACTTGCCAAAGACGAAAAAGAAGCTAAAGAAAAATTAGGTGGATATAGATGGATACCTATTAATGACTATTCTAAGGATCTCAGAATCTTTAAGGGATTTGTCAGATGCAATAATGAAAGCATTTAG
- a CDS encoding NAD(P)/FAD-dependent oxidoreductase codes for MTEYDIVIIGGGPVGLYATFYAGLRDMKALLIDAQDELGGQLVTLYPEKMVYDVGGFPGILAYELAQQLVEQAKMFSPDIRIKEWADMIERTSDNMWMVKTDKGNTFKTKTILIAAGIGRMTPSRLGAKGEIEYENKGVYYTVRRKKDFEGKRVLIVGGGDAAVDWALTLAPVAKSVTLIHRRDQFRAHERSVKQLFQVATVYTWHELKEVKGDGNRVTQAVIFDNRTKDEKVLDVDAVIISIGFKGDLGNMPKWGMNMKGRDIIVNARMETNLPGVYAAGDIASQEGAPKLALIAVGFGQAAIAISVAKKYVDPNASLFAGHSSEMDKFKK; via the coding sequence TTGACAGAATACGATATAGTAATAATAGGAGGAGGTCCAGTAGGGCTATATGCGACTTTTTATGCAGGATTAAGAGATATGAAAGCATTATTAATAGATGCACAAGACGAGTTAGGTGGCCAATTAGTTACTTTATATCCAGAAAAAATGGTATACGATGTAGGTGGATTTCCGGGAATACTTGCATATGAATTAGCACAACAACTAGTTGAACAGGCTAAGATGTTCTCTCCAGATATTAGAATAAAAGAATGGGCGGATATGATAGAGAGAACATCCGATAATATGTGGATGGTAAAAACTGATAAGGGTAATACATTCAAAACTAAAACTATTTTAATAGCTGCAGGAATAGGAAGAATGACTCCTTCAAGGTTAGGAGCTAAAGGAGAGATAGAATATGAAAATAAAGGAGTCTACTATACTGTAAGAAGGAAAAAAGACTTTGAAGGTAAAAGAGTATTGATAGTAGGAGGAGGAGATGCAGCAGTAGATTGGGCATTAACTTTAGCTCCCGTGGCAAAATCTGTAACATTAATTCATAGAAGGGATCAGTTTAGAGCACATGAAAGAAGTGTAAAACAGCTATTTCAAGTTGCAACAGTGTATACATGGCACGAATTAAAAGAAGTAAAAGGAGACGGTAATAGAGTGACTCAAGCGGTAATATTTGATAATAGGACTAAAGATGAAAAAGTGTTAGATGTAGATGCTGTTATAATAAGTATTGGTTTTAAAGGAGATTTAGGCAATATGCCAAAATGGGGTATGAACATGAAAGGGAGAGATATTATTGTTAATGCTAGGATGGAAACCAATCTGCCTGGAGTATATGCAGCTGGAGATATTGCATCTCAAGAAGGTGCACCAAAATTAGCATTAATAGCAGTAGGTTTTGGGCAAGCTGCAATAGCTATTAGCGTAGCTAAAAAGTATGTTGATCCAAACGCTTCCTTATTCGCTGGTCATAGCTCTGAAATGGATAAGTTCAAGAAATGA
- a CDS encoding NAD(+)/NADH kinase, which produces MEEKVQMKLKIFTKNSPDAIEFSKYVKNLAEDLGFKISENDADAIIVIGGDGTLLRAVKEGLPVIGVKFGRRSALLDIRPENIKEALDLLSKNKYVVEEYSMLEAKSNNINTIAFNEIAILFNNPETVYGSVSIKERKILFEGDGIMVSTPQGSWAWSYSATRVLLHKDINGIEITFVNAILPSIKAIIIPQNEKIKVKLEDKGRVQNVRVISDGETVGNLISREDEELLISISEKKAKILRFFNLIEFDGLLS; this is translated from the coding sequence ATAGAGGAGAAAGTACAAATGAAATTAAAAATATTTACAAAAAACTCACCAGATGCAATTGAGTTTAGTAAGTATGTTAAAAACCTAGCTGAGGATTTAGGTTTTAAAATAAGTGAAAATGACGCAGATGCAATCATTGTAATTGGTGGTGATGGAACTCTTTTAAGGGCAGTAAAGGAGGGTTTACCAGTTATCGGAGTAAAATTTGGAAGAAGATCTGCATTGTTAGATATTAGACCAGAAAATATAAAGGAAGCGTTAGATTTACTTTCCAAAAATAAATATGTAGTAGAAGAATATTCAATGTTAGAAGCAAAAAGTAATAATATAAATACAATAGCGTTTAATGAAATTGCTATACTATTCAATAACCCAGAAACGGTTTACGGCAGTGTATCTATAAAAGAAAGGAAAATACTCTTTGAAGGAGATGGAATTATGGTTTCTACCCCCCAGGGAAGCTGGGCATGGAGTTATTCAGCTACAAGAGTATTACTTCACAAGGACATAAATGGAATTGAAATAACGTTCGTAAATGCTATACTTCCAAGTATTAAAGCTATAATAATTCCTCAAAACGAGAAGATAAAAGTTAAACTAGAAGATAAGGGAAGAGTTCAAAACGTTAGAGTAATTAGTGATGGTGAAACAGTAGGTAATTTAATAAGCAGAGAAGATGAGGAACTTCTTATATCAATATCTGAAAAGAAAGCAAAAATATTAAGATTCTTTAACCTAATAGAGTTTGATGGATTACTCTCATAA
- a CDS encoding NOB1 family endonuclease: protein MDYSHNIIFDTAGFLAGLQNYYNKIYTTSFVVNEVKDLKSRELLDLAIYAGKVIIMEPQEKSYSIVKDVAKRSLALKLSATDLSVASLAYELKPSLVFTDDLMLQNLLLNLGIEYKSVKLNIKIKNKKIYEYVCTGCGKKFTKYVSICPYCGNKIITRSI, encoded by the coding sequence ATGGATTACTCTCATAATATAATCTTTGATACGGCTGGGTTTCTTGCTGGTTTACAAAATTACTACAACAAAATTTACACTACTTCATTTGTTGTAAATGAGGTAAAAGATCTCAAATCACGTGAGTTGCTAGATCTCGCAATTTATGCTGGTAAAGTTATTATTATGGAACCACAGGAGAAGAGCTACAGTATAGTTAAAGACGTAGCTAAAAGATCATTGGCATTAAAGCTATCTGCAACAGATTTAAGTGTTGCATCTCTTGCTTATGAATTAAAACCTAGCCTGGTTTTTACTGATGATTTGATGCTACAGAATTTATTACTAAATTTAGGTATTGAATACAAATCTGTTAAACTCAATATCAAAATAAAGAATAAGAAGATATATGAGTATGTTTGTACTGGATGTGGGAAGAAATTTACCAAATATGTTTCTATATGTCCTTATTGTGGAAATAAAATTATAACTAGGAGTATATAG
- a CDS encoding AMP-binding protein, which produces MDYFSLYQFSIEKPEEYWNQYAKRLYWFSEWNKTIQKDRYIAKWFVNGKTNIAYNAIDTHQGTALIWYGENEKRIELSFDELKRLSSSISNLLLKKGIYKGNRVAIYSPNSILTIASILGSARIGAIYSLIFAGLGIDAIKSRLDDFKPDIIISSTKTFRRGKEIPLLIQGDIIFDRKNDEEEIRKHLDSEIIPPIEVEANEPLKVMYTSGTTGKPKGVILSHGAWMVGDYTVFDLLFDLKPGDKVLTTTDVGWITFSRIMYGTLLHGSTFIFLEGAPDYPKDRLIKIIEEEQPKVLFTSPTLIRLLMKYDIRLPKVEYIATAGEIFDEKSWEYALKIADKVTDVYGQSELGYVVGIPYALEGVEPKIGYAGVPLPGAVLDTLDDNGKPIRNNPGYLIAKSPFPTQFIGILNNEKKFLEYFDKFGYHDTGDLAIFDGTYIKIVGRSDDMIKVAGHRITSGEVESVISKIDGVKDVAVVGIPDEIRGEKLAIFVVGNVNKEEIKKKIVEALGPIYVIHDVYLVERLPKSRSGKTVRRILRDILLGKEFDPSILEDPEVVKEIKNAIS; this is translated from the coding sequence ATGGATTATTTCAGCCTTTACCAATTCTCCATTGAAAAGCCGGAAGAATACTGGAATCAATACGCAAAAAGATTGTATTGGTTTTCTGAGTGGAACAAAACAATACAAAAAGATAGATATATTGCAAAATGGTTTGTAAATGGAAAAACTAATATAGCTTATAATGCCATTGATACTCACCAGGGTACTGCATTAATATGGTATGGAGAAAACGAAAAAAGAATAGAACTATCTTTTGATGAACTAAAGAGGCTAAGTAGTTCTATTTCAAATTTGTTACTAAAAAAAGGAATATATAAAGGAAATAGAGTAGCAATATATTCTCCCAATTCAATTTTAACAATAGCTTCAATTTTAGGATCTGCAAGAATAGGTGCAATCTACAGTCTTATTTTTGCTGGTCTAGGAATAGATGCAATAAAATCAAGATTAGATGATTTTAAACCAGATATAATAATAAGTTCTACTAAAACATTTAGAAGAGGAAAAGAAATACCTCTTCTTATTCAAGGGGATATAATTTTTGATAGAAAAAATGACGAAGAGGAAATAAGAAAGCACTTAGATTCTGAGATTATTCCCCCTATTGAAGTTGAAGCTAATGAACCTCTCAAAGTCATGTATACGTCTGGCACCACAGGAAAACCTAAAGGTGTTATTTTATCTCACGGAGCCTGGATGGTTGGAGATTATACAGTTTTTGATCTACTATTTGATTTAAAACCCGGAGATAAAGTATTAACTACAACAGATGTAGGCTGGATAACATTTTCTAGGATCATGTATGGTACATTACTTCATGGTTCAACTTTTATCTTTTTGGAAGGAGCACCAGATTATCCTAAAGATAGGTTGATTAAAATAATTGAAGAGGAACAACCAAAAGTATTATTTACATCTCCTACCTTAATTAGACTCCTTATGAAGTACGATATAAGACTACCAAAGGTAGAATATATTGCAACTGCTGGAGAAATTTTTGATGAGAAAAGTTGGGAATATGCACTAAAAATTGCTGATAAAGTTACTGACGTTTATGGTCAAAGTGAGTTAGGCTATGTCGTAGGAATTCCTTATGCATTAGAAGGAGTAGAACCTAAAATAGGCTATGCAGGAGTTCCTTTACCCGGAGCAGTACTAGATACCTTGGATGATAATGGTAAACCTATAAGGAATAATCCCGGATATTTAATTGCTAAATCTCCTTTCCCAACACAATTTATAGGAATATTAAACAACGAGAAGAAGTTTTTAGAATACTTCGATAAATTTGGATATCATGACACGGGCGATTTAGCAATATTTGATGGCACTTATATTAAAATTGTAGGAAGATCTGATGACATGATAAAAGTAGCGGGACATAGAATAACTAGCGGAGAAGTAGAGAGTGTAATTTCAAAAATAGATGGGGTAAAAGATGTAGCAGTTGTTGGTATTCCAGATGAAATCAGAGGAGAAAAGTTAGCTATATTTGTAGTAGGTAATGTGAACAAGGAAGAAATAAAGAAGAAAATAGTTGAAGCTTTAGGCCCTATTTACGTTATTCATGACGTATATTTAGTTGAAAGATTACCTAAGTCAAGAAGTGGAAAAACAGTGAGAAGGATACTGAGAGATATACTACTTGGAAAAGAATTTGACCCTTCAATACTTGAAGACCCAGAAGTTGTAAAGGAGATAAAAAATGCAATTTCATGA
- a CDS encoding aminotransferase class V-fold PLP-dependent enzyme: protein MQFHEEFRSLVPVVNEYIYLNHAAISPTPLPVLYESLRYLLDVAKYGSLPVNNEENDDFYHLREKVGRLINADPDTISFIPNTSFGINIVAHGLDLKEGDNIVTDSLEFPAVTYPFLKLKNKGVNVKLVKPRIENFEDDILSALDNRTRLIAISHVSFNTGIKVDLKRISKEAKSMGAYMLVDIIQSAGATDIDVRKTDIDFAVAGGYKWLMSPQGSGFMYVKKGLLPDPPFYGWKSSSTYLEFNAEKFILENGPRRFEIGTIDVAANLALAKSCEIITQHKEEIFSRIQYLSDYTIKYAEENGLEVITPKNKKAGIIVIKVKEPKYISKELLKNKIVVSPRGDGIRISTHFYNTEDEIKITIDRIKKLAT, encoded by the coding sequence ATGCAATTTCATGAAGAATTCAGAAGTCTAGTTCCTGTAGTTAATGAATATATATATTTAAATCATGCAGCCATATCACCAACTCCTTTGCCTGTCCTTTATGAGAGTCTAAGATATCTACTTGACGTTGCTAAGTATGGTTCTTTACCAGTGAATAATGAAGAAAATGATGATTTTTATCATCTGAGGGAGAAAGTTGGAAGACTTATAAATGCAGATCCAGATACAATTTCATTCATACCAAATACTAGTTTTGGAATTAATATTGTTGCTCATGGACTAGATTTGAAAGAAGGAGATAATATAGTTACTGATAGTTTAGAATTTCCTGCAGTTACATATCCTTTTTTAAAGTTAAAAAACAAAGGAGTTAATGTAAAGTTAGTAAAACCTAGAATAGAAAATTTCGAGGATGATATTCTTTCTGCATTAGATAATAGGACTAGATTAATTGCAATAAGCCATGTAAGTTTCAATACTGGAATAAAAGTTGATCTAAAAAGAATTTCAAAGGAAGCAAAATCAATGGGAGCATATATGCTTGTTGATATTATACAAAGTGCCGGTGCAACTGATATTGACGTTAGGAAAACAGACATTGACTTCGCTGTAGCTGGAGGATATAAGTGGTTGATGAGTCCTCAAGGTTCAGGCTTTATGTACGTTAAGAAAGGTTTATTACCAGATCCGCCATTTTACGGTTGGAAATCTTCATCAACTTATTTGGAATTTAATGCTGAAAAGTTTATCTTAGAGAACGGACCTAGAAGATTTGAAATAGGTACAATAGATGTTGCAGCAAATTTAGCTTTAGCAAAATCATGCGAAATCATTACACAACATAAAGAAGAAATATTCAGCCGAATACAATATTTATCTGATTATACTATAAAATATGCAGAGGAAAATGGATTAGAAGTAATTACACCAAAAAACAAGAAAGCCGGTATTATAGTAATCAAAGTGAAAGAACCTAAATATATAAGTAAAGAACTGTTAAAGAACAAAATAGTAGTATCACCTAGAGGAGATGGCATTAGAATTTCTACTCATTTTTATAATACAGAAGACGAAATAAAAATAACTATAGATAGGATTAAGAAGTTAGCAACGTGA
- the cobT gene encoding nicotinate mononucleotide-dependent phosphoribosyltransferase CobT, whose protein sequence is MDIKTFNGDFFIPSNAKTAFVLVIATTDVSLIPGITVAGATPELTHFTPAADAEFLIKGKCFVINTVPVTPTGIPTPAIISRASLELVKIPKFVVNAGSRVKPNLPFIDLGGEPGKDIRRGSMERETADRLIKNGITLGEELSNAFDFLIIGESIPAGTTTAMAVLVGLGYDALDKVSSASPENPKDLKRRVVLEAIKDLPSELLLKLAKLSDPMLLGVAGIALGFKGKIMLAGGTQMTAAAAIIKEFDKEKLKNIVIGTTKWIINDPSSDILSLAKDIGIPILAAWLDFSNSRFEGLKVYERGYVKEGVGAGGSSIYAISKGYTATQILQKVEEIYESITK, encoded by the coding sequence ATGGACATAAAAACATTTAACGGAGATTTCTTTATACCTAGTAACGCTAAAACTGCGTTTGTTTTAGTTATAGCTACAACAGATGTAAGTTTAATCCCTGGAATAACCGTTGCTGGTGCTACACCGGAATTAACTCATTTTACTCCTGCAGCAGATGCAGAGTTTCTTATAAAGGGGAAATGTTTCGTAATAAATACTGTTCCAGTTACTCCTACTGGTATACCTACTCCAGCAATAATATCTAGAGCCTCATTAGAACTAGTCAAGATACCTAAATTTGTGGTTAATGCTGGTAGTAGAGTAAAGCCAAATTTGCCTTTTATTGATCTTGGCGGTGAGCCAGGAAAAGATATTAGAAGAGGTAGTATGGAGAGAGAAACTGCCGATAGATTAATTAAAAATGGAATAACTTTAGGAGAAGAATTATCAAATGCTTTTGATTTCTTAATAATTGGGGAATCTATACCTGCTGGTACGACTACAGCTATGGCAGTGTTAGTGGGCTTAGGTTATGATGCATTAGATAAAGTAAGTTCTGCATCACCAGAAAACCCTAAAGATCTTAAACGTAGAGTTGTTTTAGAAGCAATAAAAGATCTTCCTTCAGAACTGTTATTAAAGTTAGCTAAATTATCCGACCCCATGCTATTGGGAGTTGCAGGAATAGCACTTGGATTTAAGGGAAAAATAATGCTAGCTGGAGGAACTCAAATGACAGCTGCAGCAGCAATTATTAAAGAATTTGATAAAGAAAAACTAAAGAACATAGTCATAGGAACAACTAAATGGATAATTAATGATCCTTCCTCTGATATTCTCTCTTTAGCAAAAGATATAGGCATTCCCATATTAGCGGCATGGTTAGATTTTAGTAACTCAAGGTTTGAGGGTTTAAAAGTTTACGAGAGAGGTTATGTAAAGGAAGGCGTTGGTGCAGGAGGATCTTCGATTTATGCAATTAGCAAAGGATATACTGCCACTCAAATACTTCAAAAAGTTGAAGAAATATATGAGAGTATAACTAAATAG
- a CDS encoding transcriptional regulator gives MQTDFDFLSVREKIVILLKYSEKPLTAKDIKKNLGIKREKEVYEHLYHIAKSSKHKNYQLVVYLPYCRDCGYVFNLDIPKKPSKCPRCKSENIEPPKFLIRDKR, from the coding sequence ATGCAAACAGACTTCGATTTTTTATCGGTGAGAGAGAAGATAGTGATATTACTGAAATATTCTGAGAAGCCTCTAACCGCAAAAGATATAAAGAAAAATCTCGGTATTAAAAGAGAAAAAGAAGTGTATGAACATTTATATCACATTGCAAAATCATCTAAGCATAAAAATTATCAATTAGTTGTTTATTTACCTTACTGTAGGGATTGTGGATATGTTTTTAACTTAGATATACCAAAAAAACCGAGTAAGTGTCCTAGATGTAAAAGTGAAAACATTGAACCACCTAAATTCCTCATACGGGATAAAAGATGA